One genomic region from Sander lucioperca isolate FBNREF2018 chromosome 3, SLUC_FBN_1.2, whole genome shotgun sequence encodes:
- the map1aa gene encoding microtubule-associated protein 1A isoform X1: MEMEKGLASTSGTVTMEIPIAAAASVERAESEECFQHHGQQRRAGAAFQHRNYRMLIVIGEISTSHHLDAAREQITQGLCSWNVDLTVCDLNKELQLFETRHTAQFSSQVKGQRILQYKSDVLETTVLVNPSEETAATEIHSLITDFAGNKLLILSGQSSEQGGDILLQGGAFTWQHFSDIISKPQVIELLSKASSEQPARLTVSCQGDGGWSSLGQSQEQQSLQNLLEYRLNPEPYLPNMDGVTEFTEYVSETVDVPSSFDLLEPPTSGGFLKLSKPCCYIFPGGRGDSALFAVNGFNILVDGGSDQKSCFWKLVRHLDRIDSVLLTHIGADNLPGINGLFQRKIAEQEEERNQGSGSSSNGEWMKNLISPELGIVFFNVPEKLRMPESTLKVKRSIEEASLTLQYLNKLGITPEPLHRVVSNTIEPITLFHKLGVGKLDMYVLNPVKESKEMQFLMQKWAGNSKAKTGITMANGKEGEISVPYLTSVTALIVWIPHRPTEKIVRVLFPGNAPQNKIFEGLEKLKHLDFLRYPVATQKDISSGAPPPIIKQTKIRSRTDSKESLKSSPKPHSKTTKKEASGQEEESKSEITKENKVEKKEEKKLKSESLKATKQQKNSEVAPVAGKTEKKKISKEKTAKHEKASKMDEKKDKEKKEIKKEKREAKREENIRKEEKKESKAKEDKKKDSSKPELRKITKPDLKPLTPEVRKTLHKAKTQAKPKTDKNKVVKEEANEKKPVPKNIPEEIAAAALADRSIVSSPEDLTEDFEALKQEELSKKTEPIQNDVMSGYLLHTDTKDPSLVFPDETVTSPATEIQSASPKSPVKQEYNKDKGASVQVTATEKKEASDAFDKKYEEEQMEKYDKYHVKDHIGDRSKKSDSSEEEGDVIEKAEFEGTEDDEVLKYKMEEAKKEKTGKEWDTKPTEQKPLSTTALSGQVAASASEQFSFIQDETIPVYSETEQTISDEEIHEEPEDRIPHLRYDVGSYDISVPDVPGTFDSMHGIKEMKCSAVSDIKPKAFMGGHEPELAPYPAIIAAPLAEEEHISSATSITEYDKLSSFATSVAEDQSITSVTAPQTEEAGRNSLLLDTINSIPSRAEAAHGKDYLHSAGTISPTSSLEDDKCFKSPSSDEYQPNIPEMESGDAKIKSVHEEEEDEEDEDEDQTPNVDIPLGKLQEGYENASFMMLQEKQKSPSATFSPPPPLFSTMKSSPTQAVKENQSLLSTEGFKMGADIKPVSPPPSFSSELDLESHSRQESEERCLSPDDSTMKLASPTQSMPTSSGYSPTEEKPFKTEDKDEAGFNVKGDTQKSVIISDSTAYIGLIGDNTVSEESQEESNESNEEEDYYTKKDLQPAVKAKLMEAKEGCFLDDDFASEAKSAKTETEVKSLEKTPLSFSTEEKTIPQVMYSDEDEEDDDNQSGVGSNKPLSTNQSKVDLKSESTEETDVSFKETEKNVHFSLYNFPEKETKEKAVYIRQDTPYVHGKTFSYSDIYGSVDSDSYHQESLDKAEKDTAKVEVDSQKPESPSPVKATDKMSEKEGFTVSYGKESSSSSSWLDSKSTSAVPPFEDVKGKETFEHGTGSRFPSLADRPEASSTSLSSEKDASFKSQIDGGPKPQTYSSMTASDVDKPAATGYGEKGASLEVDMRKLTAREEEDYDDDEVVEEGDEDEEDEEEEDDDEDAVDSDMEKGAKEKSEKEVKSPISEMFGSNRPEFMVSMAGYGYNSQGKPSSSSSLAKAEHEVKIDSSSFSGKPMDLGATGLSAYSSGFDYSYGSGEKDSFLSQTTDKGKEDFTLKSTEDSYYQNDSADPDFEKQKIPDLSKRSLDTSFQYTTTAAPGYSSSSAYSYSSSTSGSLSTSRQFGEELETPAEPLFEYSSFKEEHSLVMDPPYSGSAGTKDDYLEVSEKQITATTMAESTSSLARFSPLSPFEEVNSFPSLSSAAFAEDKKEYTTSAGPVMDKGPQSDCFYKPGWSVGSKLDTTVGFGASAGPFAQPAELSKDKEAASAALFGITSSPRPDTEGKHYFEETDSSEEEDEEAYMREMTRTLSSGQSGNLSFSNKHVAPAASENTAGALPDVLGSYMPSPLQASKPDPVNGPMEVSSSSTLPAGAAASGASSGPAKVEPREGAAAYRSSFEWEMSKPQMGMVPGDSPPHYRHDDEFEEECEMEPEHPARPLSLSSTDQPFRSPFYAEECSQGGQDDDDDDSDQDLAGDVPMGATSSYTSRSSPGYSSSEYRQPKHDLSPSFINPCMRQLSSDEDDEEHGRRSDQSQEADVHDLSVKRRANKQPHHHQSHSSSLQQAGGMSAGLVLATEDTPPTSISESLASQSDSDVPPGTEEYPSVAGEGNMDSDEDADYMPVDKLSATGGGSHQSSRRSNDPPPAPLMDPIPHPPRPDVCMVDPDSLDNGVVKKEPKAKSLKKTLGKTKSASPARRKRSPMPVKQTPSPRSASLKKKEADKSSRMSRLSDGQGSKDDDLSRSSYNPGKGLTNGVKSSSGSQKSGSAAAPGLPIYVDLAYIPNHCSAKNVDQEFFKRIRSAYYVVSGNDTASGEPSRGVLDALLDGKAQWGSNLQVTLIPTHDTEVTRDWYQQTHERQQELNIMVLASSSTVVMQDESFPACKIEF, encoded by the exons GCCAGCGGATTCTCCAGTATAAGAGTGATGTCCTCGAGACAACGGTGTTGGTGAACCCATCAGAGGAGACCGCTGCCACAGAG ATTCACTCTCTGATCACTGACTTTGCTGGGAATAAGTTGCTGATCCTGAGCGGCCAGAGCTCGGAGCAGGGAGGTGACATCCTACTGCAAGGTGGAGCATTCACCTGGCAACACTTCTCCGACATCATCTCCAAACCTCAA GTGATTGAACTCCTGTCCAAGGCCTCTTCAGAGCAGCCGGCCAGGCTTACTGTTTCCTGTCAGGGAGACGGGGGCTGGAGCTCCCTGGGCCAAAGCCAGGAGCAGCAGTCACTCCAAAATCTTCTGGAATACCGCCTGAACCCCGAACCTTACCTCCCCAACATGGACGGAGTCACAGAGTTCACTGAGTATGTCTCCGAGACAGTGGATGTGCCGTCGTCCTTCGACCTCCTGGAGCCCCCAACCTCTGGAGGTTTTCTGAAGCTGTCCAAACCCTGCTGCTACATCTTCCCTGGAGGCAGGGGAGACTCTGCTCTGTTCGCCGTCAATGGATTCAACATCCTGGTGGATGGAGGGTCTGATCAAAAGTCCTGCTTCTGGAAGCTGGTTCGCCACCTGGACAGGATTGACTCTGTTCTGCTCACCCATATTGGTGCGGACAACCTGCCTGGCATCAACGGGCTGTTCCAGAGGAAGATTGCAGAGCAAGAAGAGGAGCGTAACCAAGGATCTGGCTCCAGCAGCAACGGTGAATGGATGAAGAACCTGATCTCTCCTGAGCTTGGGATTGTGTTTTTCAACGTCCCAGAGAAGCTTCGGATGCCTGAGTCCACGCTGAAAGTGAAACGAAGCATTGAGGAAGCATCTCTTACATTGCAGTACCTCAATAAGCTTGGTATCACACCAGAGCCTCTTCACAGGGTAGTCAGCAACACCATCGAACCCATCACACTATTCCACAAACTTGGTGTGGGGAAGTTAGACATGTATGTCTTAAACCCTGTAAAAGAGAGCAAAGAGATGCAGTTTCTAATGCAGAAATGGGCTGGAAACAGCAAAGCCAAGACCGGGATTACGATGGCCAATggaaaagaaggagaaataTCTGTCCCCTATTTGACATCAGTTACCGCTCTCATAGTTTGGATTCCTCACCGTCCAACAGAAAAGATAGTTAGGGTGCTCTTCCCTGGAAATGCACCGCAGAATAAAATCTTTGAAGGCCTCGAGAAACTGAAACACCTGGACTTCCTGCGATACCCAGTGGCGACCCAAAAAGACATATCATCTGGTGCACCTCCTCCCATCATCAAACAGACTAAAATAAGATCAAGAACTGACAGCAAAGAGAGTCTCAAGTCTTCACCCAAACCTCACTctaaaacaacaaagaaagaaGCCAGTGGACAGGAGGAAGAGTCCAAGAGTGAAATCACTAAAGAGAATAAAGTGGaaaagaaggaggagaagaagctcAAAAGTGaaagtctaaaagccaccaaacaacagaaaaacagcgAGGTCGCCCCTGTAGCAGgcaagacagagaaaaagaaaatatcaaaGGAAAAAACTGCCAAGCATGAGAAAGCGTCCAAGATGgatgaaaagaaagacaaagagaaaaaagaaattaagaaagaaaaacgtgaagcaaagagagaagaaaatataagaaaagaagagaaaaaggaaagtAAAGCCAAGGAGGATAAAAAGAAGGACTCAAGTAAACCGGAACTGAGAAAAATCACGAAACCTGACCTGAAGCCGCTCACCCCTGAAGTGAGAAAAACTCTGCATAAAGCTAAGACTCAGGCTAAACCcaagacagacaaaaacaaagtagtGAAAGAGGAAGCAAATGAGAAAAAGCCAGTCCCAAAGAACATCCCTGAGGAGATCGCAGCAGCAGCTTTGGCTGACAGGTCCATTGTGTCCTCCCCAGAGGACCTCACCGAGGACTTTGAGGCTCTGAAACAAGAAGAGCTGTCCAAAAAGACTGAGCCTATTCAGAATGATGTGATGTCTGGGTATTTGCTGCACACAGATACTAAAGATCCTTCCTTAGTTTTCCCCGATGAGACGGTCACATCCCCAGCCACTGAGATACAATCGGCTTCACCCAAATCCCCCGTCAAACAGGAATACAACAAAGACAAGGGCGCTTCAgtacaggttacagccactgaaaagaaggaaGCAAGCGATGCCTTTGACAAGAAGTATGAAGAGGAGCAAATGGAGAAATATGACAAATACCATGTAAAGGACCACATTGGAGACAGATCAAAGAAAAGTGACAGCTCAGAGGAGGAGGGTGATGTCATTGAAAAAGCTGAATTTGAAGGAACGGAAGATGACGAGGTCCTGAAATATAAAATGGAGGAGGcgaaaaaggaaaaaactggAAAGGAGTGGGACACCAAGCCAACTGAGCAAAAACCTTTGTCAACCACAGCCCTGTCTGGGCAAGTAGCAGCATCCGCCTCGGAGCAATTCTCCTTCATCCAAGACGAGACCATCCCTGTTTACTCCGAGACTGAACAGACCATCTCTGATGAGGAGATCCACGAGGAACCAGAAGATAGGATCCCACATTTGCGCTATGATGTGGGCTCCTATGACATCTCTGTCCCTGATGTCCCTGGTACCTTTGACTCCATGCATGGTATAAAAGAGATGAAGTGCTCCGCCGTGTCTGACATCAAACCCAAAGCCTTCATGGGAGGGCACGAGCCTGAACTCGCACCTTACCCTGCCATCATTGCTGCCCCTCTTGCAGAGGAGGAGCACATCTCCTCTGCAACATCCATAACAGAATATGACAAACTATCATCCTTTGCCACATCTGTAGCCGAGGACCAGTCGATAACCTCTGTGACAGCGCCACAGACCGAGGAGGCTGGGAGGAACTCTCTCCTGCTTGACACAATCAACAGTATCCCCTCACGCGCCGAGGCTGCCCATGGGAAGGACTATCTCCACTCGGCAGGAACCATCTCACCCACATCCTCTCTGGAGGACGACAAGTGCTTCAAGTCTCCTTCCTCTGACGAGTACCAGCCCAACATTCCCGAGATGGAATCTGGGGATGCAAAGATCAAATCAGTCCACGAAGaagaagaggacgaggaagacGAGGACGAGGACCAGACTCCGAACGTTGACATCCCTCTGGGTAAACTCCAAGAGGGCTATGAAAACGCATCCTTCATGATGCTCCAGGAAAAGCAGAAATCTCCCTCTGCCactttttctcctcctcctcctctcttctctacCATGAAGTCCTCTCCCACGCAGGCTGTCAAAGAAAACCAATCTCTCTTAAGCACAGAGGGATTTAAGATGGGTGCGGATATAAAGCCTGTTTCACCCCCTCCATCTTTCTCCTCTGAATTAGACTTAGAGTCCCACTCCAGGCAGGAGAGTGAGGAAAGATGTCTAAGTCCAGATGACAGCACCATGAAACTGGCTTCACCCACACAGTCTATGCCTACAAGCAGTGGCTACTCTCCAACAGAAGAGAAACCCTTTAAGACAGAAGACAAAGATGAAGCAGGGTTCAATGTTAAAGGTGACACCCAGAAATCAGTCATTATCTCAGACAGTACTGCCTATATTGGTCTGATAGGTGACAACACAGTGTCTGAAGAGTCTCAAGAAGAATCCAATGAATCCAATGAAGAGGAAGACTATTACACCAAAAAGGATCTACAGCCCGCTGTTAAGGCCAAGCTTATGGAGGCAAAAGAGGGGTGCTTCTTGGATGACGACTTCGCCTCTGAGGCTAAATctgcaaagacagaaacagaagtCAAGAGCTTGGAAAAGACACCGTTGTCTTTCAGCACAGAGGAAAAAACAATACCTCAAGTGATGTACtcagatgaagatgaagaagatgatgatAATCAAAGTGGGGTAGGGTCTAATAAGCCCTTATCAACCAATCAAAGCAAAGTAGACTTAAAAAGTGAAAGCACAGAGGAAACGGATGTTTCttttaaagagacagagaaaaatgtTCATTTCAGTCTCTATAATTTTCCAGAGAAGGAGACCAAAGAAAAGGCCGTGTATATAAGACAGGACACACCCTATGTGCATGGCAAAACATTCTCTTACAGTGACATTTATGGCTCAGTGGACTCGGATTCATATCATCAGGAGTCCTTAGATAAAGCGGAGAAGGACACTGCGAAGGTTGAAGTGGATTCGCAGAAACCCGAGTCCCCATCCCCGGTAAAAGCCACGGACAAAATGTCAGAGAAGGAGGGATTTACCGTCTCTTATGGAAAagagtcctcctcctcctcatcgtGGCTCGACTCCAAGAGCACTTCTGCTGTACCTCCATTCGAAGACGTCAAAGGAAAGGAGACATTTGAACATGGCACAGGTAGCCGATTCCCTTCATTGGCTGATAGACCCGAGGCCTCGTCCACTTCTTTATCATCAGAAAAAGACGCCTCTTTTAAAAGTCAGATTGATGGCGGCCCAAAGCCCCAAACGTACTCCTCAATGACAGCGTCTGATGTAGACAAACCTGCCGCCACAGGCTACGGCGAGAAAGGAGCTAGTTTGGAGGTTGATATGCGAAAACTAACAGcaagggaggaggaggactatgatgatgatgaagttgTCGAAGAAGGtgatgaggatgaggaggacgaagaggaggaggacgacgACGAAGACGCTGTTGATTCTGATATGGAGAAAGGTGCCAAAGAGAAGTCTGAGAAGGAAGTCAAAAGTCCAATTAGTGAAATGTTTGGCTCAAATAGGCCTGAATTTATGGTTTCCATGGCTGGATACGGCTATAACAGCCAGGGGAAGCCGAGCAGCTCTAGCTCACTCGCAAAGGCTGAACACGAAGTTAAAATTGACTCCTCATCCTTCAGTGGAAAACCAATGGATTTAGGAGCTACAGGTCTCTCTGCCTACTCCTCGGGCTTTGACTACTCATATGGAAGTGGTGAGAAAGACTCATTTTTAAGTCAGACCACAGACAAAGGTAAAGAGGATTTCACTTTGAAATCAACAGAGGACAGTTATTACCAGAATGACAGTGCTGATCCGGATTTTGAGAAACAGAAGATACCAGACCTGAGTAAGAGATCACTGGACACAAGCTTTCAGTACACGACCACCGCTGCCCCTGGGTACTCCTCCTCTTCGGCCTATAGctactcctcctccacctcgGGCTCCCTCTCCACCAGCCGTCAGTTCGGAGAGGAACTCGAGACCCCTGCCGAGCCTCTCTTTGAGTACTCCTCCTTTAAAGAAGAACACTCACTGGTCATGGATCCTCCCTACTCTGGCTCCGCTGGCACAAAAGACGACTATCTAGAAGTCTCTGAAAAACAGATCACAGCTACAACCATGGCTGAGTCCACTTCCAGTTTAGCTCGCTTCTCACCCCTCAGCCCATTTGAGGAGGTCAACTCATTCCCTTCGCTCTCCTCCGCTGCCTTTGCTGAGGACAAGAAAGAGTATACCACTTCAGCAGGTCCAGTAATGGACAAAGGCCCTCAATCGGATTGCTTCTATAAGCCTGGATGGTCTGTAGGGTCCAAGCTGGACACAACTGTTGGGTTTGGGGCCTCAGCAGGACCATTTGCTCAACCTgcagagctgtccaaagacaaagAGGCAGCCAGCGCCGCTCTATTTGGCATCACTTCCTCCCCACGCCCAGACACAGAAGGCAAGCATTACTTTGAGGAGACTGACAGcagtgaggaagaggatgaggaggCTTACATGCGTGAGATGACCAGGACGCTTTCCAGCGGCCAGTCTGGTAACCTCTCATTTTCTAACAAGCATGTTGCTCCAGCTGCCAGTGAAAATACGGCTGGTGCACTCCCTGATGTTCTTGGCTCCTACATGCCCTCGCCTCTTCAGGCCAGCAAGCCAGACCCGGTCAACGGCCCCATGGAGGTCAGCTCAAGCAGCACCCTCCCTGCTGGAGCAGCAGCCAGTGGTGCGTCTTCAGGCCCAGCCAAGGTGGAGCCCAGAGAGGGAGCAGCAGCTTACAGGAGCTCTTTTGAGTGGGAAATGTCAAAACCCCAGATGGGGATGGTGCCCGGAGACTCCCCTCCCCATTACCGCCATGATGACGAGTTTGAAGAGGAGTGTGAGATGGAGCCGGAGCACCCTGCCCGCCCGCTGTCACTCTCTTCAACCGATCAGCCGTTCCGCTCTCCGTTCTACGCTGAAGAGTGCAGCCAAGGGGGCCAGGATGACGACGACGATGACAGCGATCAGGATCTTGCTGGTGACGTGCCCATGGGAGCCACCTCCTCTTACACCAGCCGCAGCTCTCCTGGATATTCCTCCTCTGAGTACAGGCAGCCCAAACACGATCTCTCGCCTTCCTTCATAAACCCATGCATGCGGCAGCTATCCAGCGACGAGGATGACGAGGAGCACGGGCGCAGGAGTGACCAATCGCAGGAGGCTGATGTGCACGATCTGTCGGTCAAGAGAAGGGCTAACAAGCAGCCCCATCATCACCAGTCTCACAGCAGCTCTCTGCAGCAAGCTGGCGGCATGTCAGCAGGGCTGGTTCTGGCCACGGAGGACACACCGCCCACCTCCATCAGCGAATCTTTAGCCTCTCAGTCAGACTCTGATGTGCCTCCAGGCACTGAGGAATACCCCTCGGTCGCTGGCGAAGGCAACATGGACTCAGATGAGGATGCAGACTACATGCCTGTTGATAAATTATCTGCCACCGGGGGAGGCAGCCATCAATCCTCTAGGAGGAGCAATGACCCTCCTCCTGCTCCCCTCATGGACCCTATCCCTCACCCCCCACGCCCAGACGTTTGCATGGTGGATCCTGACTCTTTGGATAATGGCGTAGTCAAGAAAGAACCAAAAGCCAAGAGCTTAAAGAAGACTTTGGGAAAAACCAAATCAGCATCACCGGCTAGGCGCAAGAGGTCTCCCATGCCCGTCAAACAGACGCCGTCTCCTCGCAGCGCCTCGCTGAAGAAGAAGGAGGCAGACAAGAGCTCACGGATGTCTCGTCTGTCAGATGGACAGGGCTCCAAAGATGATGACCTCTCCAGGTCGAGCTACAACCCAGGCAAGGGGCTGACTAACGGTGTCAAGAGTAGTTCAG GTTCTCAGAAGTCCGGCTCTGCAGCGGCTCCTGGCCTTCCTATATATGTGGACTTGGCCTACATTCCCAACCACTGCAGTGCCAAAAATGTGGACCAAGAGTTTTTCAAACGCATTCGCTCTGCATACTATGTGGTGAGCGGGAATGACACAGCAAGTGGTGAACCCAGCCGAGGAGTCCTCGATGCACTGCTGGATGGCAAAGCTCAGTGGGGATCAAACCTACAG GTGACGCTGATCCCCACCCACGACACGGAGGTGACCCGTGACTGGTACCAGCAGACTCATGAGAGGCAGCAGGAGCTCAACATCATGGTCCTGGCCTCCAGCAGCACCGTTGTCATGCAGGACGAGTCTTTCCCCGCTTGCAAGATTGAGTTTTAA